The window CTCGGCTCCCCCGTCGAACGCCCCGGCAAGGTTATCGCCGCACCCCTGAACTACGAAAACCACATCGAGGAGGCCCTCGCCGACCGCGACATCACCACCGAGGAGTGGTTCAGCATCGAGGACAAAGGCTACTTCCTCAAAGCGCCGTCGAGCGTCGTCGGCCCCGACCACGGCGTCGAGTTGCCGTTCTCGGACCGCCGCGTCGACCACGAAATCGAACTCGCGTTCGTCATGGGCGACGACGTTAAAGACGTCGACGCCGAGGACGCCTGGGAGCACATCTTCGGGTACACGATTCTCCTGGACATCTCCGTGCGCGGCGACCAGGACCGCTCGAACCGCAAA of the Halobacterium sp. R2-5 genome contains:
- a CDS encoding fumarylacetoacetate hydrolase family protein, whose product is LGSPVERPGKVIAAPLNYENHIEEALADRDITTEEWFSIEDKGYFLKAPSSVVGPDHGVELPFSDRRVDHEIELAFVMGDDVKDVDAEDAWEHIFGYTILLDISVRGDQDRSNRKSYDTFTVIGPAVVTADEIDDPQDLQMELELNGDRKQYENTGDMVYTCADVVEYASLGATIEAGDVITTGTPEGVSELSDGDTIDAEIEDVGRMLVDVTERDLRFDDVHVTKGG